Proteins found in one Planifilum fimeticola genomic segment:
- the dapF gene encoding diaminopimelate epimerase produces the protein MTWTFTKMQGLGNDFVVVSRSALPEDAPERARALCDRHFGVGADGLVFVLPSEKADVAMRIFNPDGTEAEQCGNAVRCVARYFFERISGEKRELTVETRAGLQRVELEVSKGRVVAVCVDMGRPILQGREIPTAVDRERVVEEPLEVDGARFRFTAVSMGNPHAVVQVEDAPSFPVEEWGPRLETHPLFPRKTNVEFITVRSPREIDMRVWERGVGQTLACGSGACAAVVAAVLTGKAEREATVHLLGGDLHIRWDEKSDRVFMTGPAEFVFEGEWPGFE, from the coding sequence ATGACCTGGACCTTCACCAAAATGCAGGGGCTGGGCAATGATTTTGTCGTGGTTTCCCGTTCCGCCCTGCCGGAGGATGCGCCGGAAAGGGCCCGCGCTCTCTGCGACCGCCATTTCGGCGTCGGCGCCGACGGGCTGGTCTTCGTGTTGCCCTCGGAAAAGGCCGACGTGGCCATGCGCATCTTCAATCCGGACGGGACGGAGGCGGAACAGTGCGGGAATGCGGTTCGCTGTGTGGCCAGATATTTTTTTGAACGGATCTCGGGAGAGAAACGGGAGCTGACGGTGGAGACGCGGGCGGGACTGCAACGCGTGGAGCTGGAGGTTTCGAAAGGACGTGTAGTCGCCGTTTGCGTCGACATGGGGCGGCCGATTCTGCAGGGGCGGGAGATTCCCACTGCCGTCGACCGGGAGAGGGTGGTGGAGGAGCCGCTGGAGGTGGACGGCGCCCGATTCCGGTTTACCGCCGTTTCCATGGGAAATCCCCACGCCGTCGTCCAGGTGGAGGATGCGCCGTCCTTTCCGGTGGAGGAGTGGGGCCCCCGGTTGGAAACCCATCCGCTCTTTCCCCGGAAAACCAACGTGGAATTTATCACGGTCCGCTCTCCCCGGGAGATCGACATGCGCGTGTGGGAGCGGGGGGTCGGCCAGACGTTGGCCTGCGGCTCCGGCGCCTGCGCCGCCGTGGTGGCCGCCGTCCTGACGGGAAAGGCCGAACGGGAGGCCACCGTCCATCTTCTTGGCGGGGATTTGCACATCCGGTGGGACGAGAAAAGCGATCGTGTCTTCATGACCGGTCCGGCCGAGTTTGTGTTTGAAGGCGAATGGCCCGGCTTTGAATGA
- a CDS encoding MerR family transcriptional regulator, translating to MSEYTISDLAQMYDTTTRTIRYYEELGLLQPKRIGARRIYSDRDRVRLKLILRGRRLGFRLDEIREMLEWYDLDPTEVYQLREVIRKGDEKLAQIEEQIRDLQAVREELLELRAQMQQLLEEKTRGGRES from the coding sequence ATGTCCGAATATACCATCTCCGACCTGGCTCAGATGTACGATACCACCACCCGAACGATCCGCTACTATGAGGAGTTGGGCCTCCTCCAGCCGAAGCGGATCGGTGCCCGCCGGATCTATTCGGATCGGGACCGGGTGCGGCTGAAGTTGATTTTGAGGGGACGGCGACTCGGTTTTCGCCTGGATGAGATTCGGGAGATGCTGGAATGGTATGACCTCGATCCCACGGAAGTGTATCAGCTGCGGGAGGTGATCCGGAAGGGAGACGAAAAACTGGCCCAGATCGAGGAGCAGATACGGGATTTGCAGGCCGTCCGTGAGGAGCTACTGGAACTTCGCGCGCAGATGCAGCAGCTTCTTGAAGAAAAAACCCGGGGAGGAAGGGAATCATGA